Part of the Salifodinibacter halophilus genome, CTCCGAGATTGCAGCGCGACTCAGGATTACGCGCCAAGGCGTTCACAAAGCGCTGTCACCGCTCAAGCATCGAGCAATGCTGTCCCCGTCCGGCCCCGAGTATGCGGTGAGCGAGGACCTCGCACCGCTGCTGGCGTTCGCCCAAGCCGTCGTGACCCACGAGCACCGATCGCGAGCCCGGGAGATCGCGCCGAGCGCAACTGTCGAATGGTGCGACCCGAAGCGTGCGCTCGTCCGCGTGCAGACCGCCGAGGATACAGACGCACTCCTGGACGCCCCTGAGTGGCAGG contains:
- a CDS encoding MarR family transcriptional regulator, whose product is SEIAARLRITRQGVHKALSPLKHRAMLSPSGPEYAVSEDLAPLLAFAQAVVTHEHRSRAREIAPSATVEWCDPKRALVRVQTAEDTDALLDAPEWQ